A section of the Pseudanabaena mucicola str. Chao 1806 genome encodes:
- the pyrR gene encoding bifunctional pyr operon transcriptional regulator/uracil phosphoribosyltransferase PyrR: MIVEILSADELRRTINRLASQIVEDSDDLANVVLIGVYTRGVPLSAAIAKQINTLENVLVPTGALDITFYRDDLDRIGLRTPSKTELPFDLNGKTVVLVDDVIYSGRTIGAALSAIHDYGRPKVVRLLVLVDRGHRELPIHPDYVGRTLPTSKDEQVKVFLSSAGDDCDGVELLKP; the protein is encoded by the coding sequence ATGATTGTCGAAATTTTATCTGCTGACGAGTTGCGTCGGACAATCAATCGTCTTGCTTCCCAAATTGTTGAGGATAGTGATGATTTAGCTAATGTTGTTCTGATTGGTGTTTATACTCGTGGCGTTCCTTTGAGTGCAGCGATCGCCAAGCAGATTAATACACTTGAAAATGTACTAGTGCCTACGGGAGCGCTAGATATTACCTTTTATCGTGATGATCTTGATCGCATTGGCTTGCGGACTCCAAGTAAAACTGAGCTTCCCTTTGACCTCAATGGTAAAACTGTGGTCTTAGTAGATGACGTGATCTATAGTGGGCGGACTATTGGGGCAGCATTGAGTGCGATCCATGATTATGGTCGTCCTAAGGTGGTAAGGTTACTGGTTTTAGTTGATCGCGGTCATCGTGAATTACCAATTCATCCTGATTATGTAGGTCGGACTTTGCCCACCTCTAAAGATGAACAGGTAAAAGTTTTTTTAAGTTCCGCAGGTGATGATTGTGATGGTGTGGAATTACTGAAACCATAA
- the cobM gene encoding precorrin-4 C(11)-methyltransferase, whose product MFKPVYIVGAGPGDPDLITVKGRNLLLQADVIVYANSLIPESMLQFCRADAEFIPTASKSLDEIVEILIDRVRSHKLVVRLHDGDPSLYGAIQEQIIALSESEVPFEIIPGVSAFQLAAARLQVELTVPEIVQTIILTRISGRTQVPEKEELSRLASHQASLCLYLSAHHVDKVQAKLIEHYPSYTTVAICYRLGWEDEKILTVPLSEMAIVTRAENLTRTTLFVISPALNHVKKSMTKGTKSQLYSSHYKRLFKE is encoded by the coding sequence ATGTTCAAACCAGTCTATATCGTTGGTGCAGGGCCTGGAGATCCAGATCTGATTACCGTCAAAGGACGCAACCTGCTGCTCCAAGCCGATGTCATCGTCTACGCGAACTCACTCATCCCCGAATCGATGCTGCAATTTTGTCGCGCCGATGCCGAATTTATCCCCACTGCTAGCAAATCTCTCGATGAAATAGTTGAAATTTTGATCGACAGAGTGCGATCACATAAATTAGTAGTCCGTCTCCATGATGGCGATCCTAGTCTATACGGCGCAATTCAAGAACAAATCATCGCATTAAGTGAATCCGAAGTTCCCTTTGAAATCATTCCAGGGGTGAGTGCTTTCCAATTAGCTGCTGCACGTTTACAAGTAGAACTAACAGTTCCCGAAATCGTCCAGACGATTATTCTCACGCGGATTAGTGGACGAACTCAAGTTCCTGAAAAAGAAGAACTATCAAGACTTGCCTCTCATCAAGCTTCCCTATGTCTTTATCTTAGCGCTCATCATGTCGATAAAGTTCAAGCCAAATTAATCGAACATTATCCATCCTATACTACTGTCGCAATTTGCTATCGCTTAGGTTGGGAAGATGAAAAGATTTTAACAGTTCCCCTATCAGAAATGGCTATAGTCACTCGTGCTGAGAATCTCACTAGAACTACACTATTTGTGATTAGTCCTGCATTAAATCACGTAAAGAAAAGCATGACAAAAGGGACTAAATCACAGCTATATAGTTCTCACTACAAGCGGCTTTTCAAAGAATAA